In Alteromonas naphthalenivorans, one DNA window encodes the following:
- the tldD gene encoding metalloprotease TldD, with translation MSKSVERHLLSDSGLDVASLEKALSGIHRHDTDYADLYFQSSQHESWVLEDGIIKEGSYNIERGVGVRAISGEKTGFAYSDEISEDALVKACNAARSIAPDGGSQKVSSLGRSDYQARYGEKNPILAMQDAEKISLLKAVDAYVRQQEPSANQVVVSISGVYEEILVAASDGTFATDIRPLVRLNCSVLLEDGDRRERGSAGAGGRYAYSFFESDKDGRPYYEQLADDALHMARVNMQAVASPAGAMPVVLGNGWPGVLLHEAVGHGLEGDFNRKGASTFSGKIGQRVAAKGVTVVDDGTLADRRGSLSVDDEGTPTQHNVLIEDGILKGYMQDKHNAKLMSVAPTGNGRRESYAHLPMPRMTNTYMLEGQYDPKEIIASIEKGIYAPNFAGGQVDITSGKFVFSSAEAYLIENGKITAPVKGATLIGNGPEVMQKISMIGNDVALDNGVGVCGKDGQSVPVGVGQPTLKIDELTVGGTA, from the coding sequence TTGTCTAAATCTGTTGAACGCCATTTACTGTCTGACTCTGGACTAGATGTAGCGTCGCTAGAAAAAGCCCTTTCGGGTATCCATCGTCACGATACCGATTATGCTGATCTTTATTTTCAGTCGAGCCAACACGAAAGTTGGGTGCTCGAAGATGGCATTATAAAAGAAGGTAGCTATAACATTGAACGTGGCGTTGGCGTTCGCGCCATTAGCGGTGAAAAAACCGGTTTCGCCTATTCAGATGAAATCAGCGAAGATGCCTTGGTAAAGGCGTGCAACGCTGCGCGCAGTATTGCCCCGGATGGCGGTTCGCAAAAAGTATCATCGTTAGGGCGTAGCGACTATCAAGCGCGCTACGGTGAGAAAAACCCTATTCTCGCTATGCAAGATGCAGAGAAAATCTCTTTGCTAAAAGCCGTGGACGCGTATGTTAGGCAGCAAGAGCCATCAGCCAATCAGGTTGTAGTGAGCATTAGTGGTGTATACGAAGAAATTTTAGTGGCTGCCAGTGATGGTACATTTGCCACCGATATCCGCCCCTTGGTTCGCCTTAATTGTTCTGTGTTGCTTGAAGACGGTGATCGTCGTGAGCGTGGCAGTGCGGGTGCTGGCGGTAGATACGCCTATTCCTTTTTTGAGTCAGATAAAGACGGTCGCCCCTACTATGAGCAATTAGCCGACGACGCCCTGCATATGGCTCGGGTTAATATGCAAGCGGTGGCATCCCCAGCGGGTGCTATGCCGGTAGTATTGGGTAATGGCTGGCCTGGTGTATTGTTACACGAAGCGGTGGGTCATGGTCTTGAAGGCGACTTTAACCGTAAAGGTGCATCTACCTTTAGCGGGAAGATTGGTCAGCGAGTAGCTGCAAAGGGTGTAACAGTAGTAGACGATGGCACATTAGCTGATCGTCGTGGCTCGTTGTCGGTTGATGACGAAGGTACACCAACACAGCACAATGTACTTATTGAAGATGGCATTCTAAAAGGCTACATGCAAGATAAGCATAACGCCAAGCTAATGAGTGTTGCGCCAACTGGAAACGGTCGTCGCGAGTCTTATGCGCATTTACCTATGCCGCGCATGACCAATACTTACATGCTAGAAGGGCAGTACGATCCGAAAGAGATTATCGCCTCTATCGAAAAAGGTATTTACGCGCCTAACTTTGCCGGTGGGCAGGTTGATATCACATCAGGTAAATTCGTATTTTCTAGTGCAGAAGCATACCTTATTGAAAATGGTAAAATTACCGCACCAGTTAAGGGCGCTACTTTGATTGGAAATGGCCCTGAAGTTATGCAGAAAATTTCCATGATTGGCAACGATGTGGCATTAGACAACGGCGTTGGCGTGTGTGGTAAAGACGGCCAAAGCGTGCCTGTTGGCGTAGGCCAACCTACATTGAAAATAGACGAGCTGACTGTGGGCGGAACGGCGTAA
- a CDS encoding carbon-nitrogen hydrolase family protein, translating to MVNLVAVQMTSTPSVEDNLNHVEQALANEQVPKDSLVVLPECFACFGTKDGELLNAAEVKDEGLIQQRLSALAKAHECYIVSGTFPMATNDASKFSAACLLFGPDGTVLADYRKIHLFDVSVDDNTGSYKESKFTNPGSEVVTVKTPIGNIGLAVCYDVRFPGLFTAMGDIDILVLPAAFTQRTGEAHWHTLVKARAIEKQCYVVAANQTGEHQNGRETFGHSLVVSPWGETLSELPQNIGVIQTSVNIETRQAIKQNMPVAEHNRFRSHFV from the coding sequence ATGGTTAATCTAGTTGCAGTTCAAATGACATCTACACCCAGTGTAGAAGACAATTTAAATCATGTAGAGCAGGCGCTTGCCAACGAACAAGTCCCAAAAGACAGCTTGGTGGTATTGCCAGAATGCTTTGCCTGTTTTGGTACCAAAGATGGCGAGCTACTCAATGCCGCCGAAGTCAAAGATGAAGGGCTGATTCAGCAACGTTTATCGGCGCTAGCCAAAGCCCATGAGTGCTACATTGTTTCGGGCACATTTCCTATGGCTACCAATGATGCGTCAAAGTTTTCAGCAGCGTGTTTATTGTTTGGCCCAGACGGCACAGTATTGGCCGACTATCGTAAAATTCACCTTTTTGATGTGTCGGTTGATGACAATACGGGCAGCTACAAAGAATCTAAGTTTACAAACCCAGGCAGTGAAGTTGTTACGGTAAAAACCCCAATTGGCAACATTGGGCTAGCGGTATGTTATGATGTGCGCTTTCCAGGCTTGTTTACCGCCATGGGGGATATCGATATTTTAGTGTTGCCTGCTGCCTTTACGCAAAGAACAGGTGAAGCGCACTGGCACACGTTAGTGAAAGCGCGAGCCATTGAGAAACAATGCTATGTAGTAGCCGCTAATCAAACCGGTGAGCACCAAAATGGCCGTGAAACCTTTGGTCACAGCCTAGTGGTTTCGCCGTGGGGTGAAACCTTGAGCGAGCTACCTCAAAATATTGGTGTCATTCAAACCAGTGTTAATATTGAAACGCGACAAGCCATTAAACAAAATATGCCGGTTGCCGAACATAACCGATTCAGGAGTCACTTTGTCTAA